In Aegilops tauschii subsp. strangulata cultivar AL8/78 chromosome 3, Aet v6.0, whole genome shotgun sequence, one genomic interval encodes:
- the LOC109732393 gene encoding 26 kDa endochitinase 1, whose protein sequence is MRGVAVVAMLVAAFAVSAHAEQCGSQAGGATCPNCLCCSKFGFCGSGSDYCGDGCQSQCNGCGTPVPVPTPTGGGVSSIISQSLFDQMLLHRNDAACQAKGFYNYGAFVAAANSFPGFATTGGADFRKREVAAFLAQTSHETTGGWPTAPDGPYSWGYCFNQERGATSDYCTPSSQWPCAPGKKYFGRGPIQISHNYNYGPAGRAIGTDLLNNPDLVATDATVSFKTALWFWMTPQSPKPSSHDVITGRWSPSGADQAAGRVPGYGVITNIINGGLECGRGQDARVADRIGFYKRYCDLLGVSYGNNLDCYNQRPFA, encoded by the coding sequence ATGAGAGGAGTTGCGGTGGTGGCCATGCTGGTCGCGGCCTTCGCCGTGTCTGCACACGCGGAGCAGTGCGGCTCGCAGGCCGGCGGGGCGACGTGCCCCAACTGCCTCTGCTGCAGCAAGTTCGGCTTCTGCGGCTCCGGCTCCGACTACTGCGGCGACGGCTGCCAAAGCCAGTGCAACGGCTGCGGCACCCCGGTACCGGTACCGACCCCCACCGGCGGCGGCGTGTCCTCCATTATCTCGCAGTCGCTCTTCGACCAGATGCTGCTGCACCGCAACGATGCGGCGTGCCAGGCCAAGGGGTTCTACAACTACGGCGCCTTTGTCGCCGCCGCCAACTCGTTCCCGGGCTTCGCGACCACGGGTGGCGCCGACTTCAGGAAGCGCGAGGTGGCCGCGTTCCTCGCTCAGACCTCCCACGAGACCACCGGCGGGTGGCCGACAGCGCCCGACGGCCCCTACTCGTGGGGCTACTGTTTCAACCAGGAGCGTGGCGCCACCTCCGACTACTGCACGCCGAGCTCGCAGTGGCCATGCGCGCCGGGCAAGAAGTACTTCGGGCGCGGGCCCATCCAGATCTCACACAACTACAACTACGGGCCAGCGGGGCGGGCCATCGGCACCGACTTGCTAAACAACCCGGACCTTGTGGCGACGGACGCGACCGTGTCGTTTAAGACGGCGCTGTGGTTCTGGATGACGCCACAGTCACCCAAACCTTCGAGCCACGACGTGATCACGGGCCGGTGGAGCCCCTCGGGCGCCGATCAGGCGGCGGGGAGGGTGCCTGGGTACGGCGTGATCACTAACATCATCAACGGTGGCCTCGAGTGCGGGCGCGGGCAGGACGCCCGTGTCGCCGACCGGATCGGGTTCTACAAGCGCTACTGCGACCTTCTCGGCGTCAGCTATGGCAACAACCTGGACTGCTATAACCAGAGGCCGTTCGCATAG
- the LOC109732394 gene encoding uncharacterized protein — protein MDAQAAVTRDAVGLDDPLVALTLGSIYAAAPTPPPKPRRPSPPTPPPSQPASATRRRLNDSAPVQRRRPRNEPPSDDDAAAADGAPPPFPWATERPARHDTLDSLLRRGVTSVEGEARCKRCSRTVTVAYELAPKFREVREFVVANRHAFDDRAPDAWMYPVLPDCAACGEKRCVWPWIADDKGEINWLFLLLGQMLGCCTLEQLKYFCKNTGRHRTGAKNRVLYYAFLEMCRQLEPRGPFDDTVADGNGFLHS, from the coding sequence ATGGACGCGCAGGCCGCCGTGACCCGTGACGCCGTCGGCCTCGACGACCCGCTCGTCGCCCTCACCCTCGGATCCATctacgccgccgccccgaccccgccgcccaagccgcggcgcccctctcctccgacccctccgccttcccagccggcgtccgccacccgccgccgcctcaACGACTCCGCCCccgtccagcgccgccgcccgagaAACGAGCCGCCGTCCgacgacgacgccgccgccgcggacggggcgccgccgccgttcccgtgGGCCACGGAGCGGCCCGCGCGGCACGACACCCTGGACAGCCTGCTGCGCCGGGGCGTCACGTCCGTCGAGGGCGAGGCCCGGTGCAAGCGCTGCAGCCGCACGGTCACCGTGGCGTACGAGCTGGCGCCCAAGTTCCGGGAGGTGCGCGAGTTCGTCGTCGCCAACCGGCACGCGTTCGACGACCGCGCCCCGGACGCGTGGATGTACCCGGTGCTGCCCGACTGCGCGGCGTGCGGGGAGAAGCGCTGCGTGTGGCCGTGGATCGCCGACGACAAGGGCGAGATCAACTGGCTGTTCCTCCTGCTGGGCCAGATGCTGGGCTGCTGCACGCTGGAGCAGCTCAAGTACTTCTGCAAGAACACCGGCCGCCACCGGACAGGCGCCAAGAACCGGGTCCTCTACTACGCCTTCCTGGAGATGTGCAGGCAGCTCGAGCCGCGCGGGCCGTTCGATGACACCGTCGCCGACGGCAACGGGTTCCTGCACTCCTGA